TTTGGTAGTTAAAATTTTTAGAATACATTTGTCGATATATTCTATAGATTTAGTAGACTATAGAAAAATTTAGATTACGTAACCAATAAATTTACAATGAAGCACAAATACTTATCCTTTCTAATCCTCTTTTTGTTAGCCCTTTCCGCAAACTCTGTTTTTGCACAAAGCCCTATTACGGGTATCGTAAAACGTACAGATGGGGCTCCAGTACCACGAGCTACCATTAAAATAAGGGGTACCAATATCTCTGTAAGTGCAGATGATAAAGGTGCTTTTAGCATCAATTCAAAACAAGATGCGCCATTTTATCTTCAAGTGAGCTCAGTAGGCTACAAGCCACAAGATTTTCAAGTTTTAAAACTTCAAGACACTCCTTTAGAGTTAGTTTTAGTAGAAGATGCCTTGTTAGATCAAATTGTTGTAACTTCAAGAAGACGTTCAGAAGTTTTACAAGATGTGCCAATCGCCATTACTGTAATTGGTGGTCAGGCAGCAGAAAACGCAGGCGCTTTTAATGTTAATCGTTTAAAAGAACTAGTTCCATCCGTACAGTTATATGCATCGAATGCTAGAAACACAACACTAAATGTTAGAGGTTTGGGCTCAACTTTTGGTTTAACGAATGATGGTATCGATCCAGGAGTAGGTTTTTATGTTGATGGAGTTTATCAGGCTCGTCCGGCAGCAACTTCTACAGACTTCCTCGATATAGAACAAATAGAAATCTTACGCGGTCCACAAGGCACGTTGTTCGGTAAAAACACTACCGCTGGTGCGTTTAACATCACTACAACAAAACCAACTCAAGTGCCAACAGCAAAAGCAGAGCTAAGCTTTGGTAACTATAACTTTATACAAGCAAAGACATCAATTTCTGGTGGCTTGGCAAAAAATCTTGCTGCAAAACTAGCTATCTCTGGTACACAAAGAGATGGTACAATTTATAATACTAGAGAAGAACGTAAATACAGTGGACAAAACAACATTGGTATTAAAAGTCAATATTATTACACACCATCAGACAAATTACAAATACTGTTAAGTGGAGATGTGAGCATTCAACATCCTGCTGGTTACCCACTTGTAATTGCAGGTGTTACCACAACAGAGAGGAGTGCTTACCGTCAATATGCTAAAATTGTTTCCGATTTAGGTTACAAACAACCTGTTATTGACCCATTTTCAAGAACAATAAATACAAATACACCTTGGAAACAAAACCAATCAATCGGTGGTGCATCATTAAACGTAGATTATAAAATTGGCAATGGAACACTTACTTCTACAAGTGCTTGGAGATTTTGGAACTGGGACCCTACAAACGACCGTGATTTCTCAGAGTTGTCTGCCTTAACCAAATCTCAAGGAAACTCTCGTCATGATCAGTATTCTCAAGAGGTAAGATATGCTGGTCAAATCACCGAGAAGTTGAGTGGTGTGGTTGGTGTGTTCGTTCTTGGTCAGAATTTAAAAGGATTGTCTCAAACAGAAGAAGTTGGTAAAGACCAATGGAGATTTGTTCAAACAGCAGCTACAGGTGCACAAGCTTTATATTCAACCCCTGGTTTATTAGATGGTTTTGGAATTAAAACCAATTCAACAATTAAATCGTTAAGTGCTGCTGTGTTTGCACAAGTTGATTGGGAATTTTTAAATCACTTACATATTTTGCCCGGTTTAAGATACACTTATGATAAAAAAGATGTTGATTATGATAGGGTTACTTACGGGGGTCTACAAACCTCAGATGCTGCATTACTTGCGTTAAAAGCAGCAGTTTATGCTAATCAACAGTTTACCACAAGCACAGATAACAACAACTTGTCTGGTAACATTACGCTATCTTACCGTCCAACCGATAAAGTAAATGCTTATGGTACTTTTTCTACTGCTTATAAACCTGTTGGCGTAAATGTAGGTGGTTTGCCAACAACATCAAACGGACAAGCAGACTTATCATTGGCAATTGTAAAACCAGAATATGTTGAGCATTACGAGTTAGGCTTGAAGACAAAACCAATTAAAGGTTTAATTGTAAATGTAACAGCTTTTAATACAGATATTAAAGATTACCAAACTAACGTTCAATCTCCGCAATTAGGTGTAAATAGAGGTTATTTAGCTAATGCTGAGAAGGTTAAAGTAAGAGGATTAGAGGTAGATGGTAGCTTGCAGTTAGAAAGATTTTTAACTGTTAATGCAGCCTTGGCTTATCTTGATGGTAAATACGTAAAGTTCACTAATGCACCTTTGCCTTTAGAAGAAACTGGGCATACTGAAATCATTAATGGAGTATCTACTCAAGTGGCTTTTAAAGATGCTTCTGGTGGCAGATTGCCAGGTATATCTAAATGGAATGTTTCTGGTGGTGCAGAATTTAGCACTCCAGGTAATTTGGCAACCAAAATTGGAAGGTTTTTTATAGCTGCAGATGCTAGTTACCGTTCAGGTTATTCTTCAAACCCAACTCCATCAAAAGTGTTAAATGTTGATGGCTATGCTTTATTAAATGCTAGGGCAGGATTTAAGTCAGAAAAAATCTCAATATTCGTTTGGAGCAGAAACATTGCCAACAAAAATTATTACGAACAATTACAAGCTGCAGCAGGTAATTCTGGTTTATATGCAGGTGTACTTGGCGATCCAAGAACTTATGGTACAACGTTGAGATATAGTTTCTAGATATAGCCTATAGTTGATGGTTTATAGTCAATGGCTTGGGCGCTTAGGCAACCAACTATTATCTATGGACTATCAACTTTTTTATTTTAAGCTAATTAGCTCAATGAACCAATGATACTATTGAACAAATGAACTAAATCATTACTTTTGGGCTTAATCCAAAATTAATGAAATCACTCTGCGTGTATTGCGGTTCCAATTTTAATGGCGACCCAGTTTTAAGAAAAGCTATAGAAGATTTAGCTGAAACAATGGCATCCCAAAATATCACTTTAGTTTTTGGTGGTGGAAGCGTAGGTGTAATGGGTGTAATTGCAGATGAAATATTAAAACACAACGGAAAAGCAACTGGCATTATTCCTCAGTTTTTAATGGATAAAGAAGTTGGTCATAAAGGTTTAACAGAAATGATTGTTACCGAAAATATGCACCAACGTAAACAAAAAATGGCAGATTTGGCCGATGGCTTTGTGATTTTGCCAGGTGGTTTTGGTACGCTAGAGGAACTGTTTGAGGTTTTAACTTGGCTACAATTAGGTTTACACGGCAAGCCAATAGGTGTGTTAAACGTAAATGGTTTCTACGACCATCTCTTTAAACAAATGGATGTCATGGTAGAACATCGTTTCTTAAAACAAACCAATAGAGATTTAGTCTTTAATGAAACAGATGCGGCTGTGTTGGTTTCAAAAATGCAAAACTTTAAAGCGGCTCCAGATGAGGTATGGTTTAGAGATAGAAATCTTTCTTAGTCTTGAGGCTTCACTCCCAACTCTGAACTCCCAACTATTTATCAAACTTATTTTTAATATACTGAACTAACGAAGGATCTTGCAGGTCTTCCATATCGCTTAATTCATATTCTAAAGCTTTAGTGCTTAATCTAATTTCAATTAGAGAAGTAAACAACGATGCAATAAAGAATAATAAACTAATAGCAAACAATATTTCGCCCATTATTTCTTTTTCTATATAAATAAAAAACATACAAAATATGCAACTTATAAAACTACAAATGCCATAAGTCTGCATATTTTTAATAAGGCGTAACCTATAACGCAGGTTTTTTATTTGGCTATGAATAATCGAGCCATCCTTGCTATCGGCAGCATATTTAGCGTGTAAACTTCTCACTAAACTTGCCAATGATAAAAACCTGTTGGTATAAGCCAACATGATTAAACTTATTGCAGGAAATAATAGTGCGGGAGTATTTATGCTTAAATTCATTTGAGCTCAATTTACCCAAACATATTAAATAATAGGCAAATTTTACTGATAGCTTTATTTTTAATGCTTATTGTTTTTTGAAAAGCAAAAACATAAGTGGTTTTTAAAGTTAGTTGGGCTTTCCATTCCCTGCCTAAGGTGCAGTAGGCAGGTTTAGTAATGTAGGTCTGCGCTTCTGCAACCTAACATAGTAGCAAAAGCCATTGTTCATTAAACCTTATTGCAGCGATATACTTTTGGCTGTTATCCTGAACGTAGAGAAGGATGGCCAAAAGATTAAGCGGAAAGAAGGACTGACTTTAATAATAGTTACTGATTTACCTTTTCAACTCAATTTTATACAAAGTCTGGATTTACCAAAAGTTCACCTACTAGATTTTTCGCTCCCGAAGAAGTCAGTACAGGTGTCCACTGAATGACAAAAAACACTATTTAAGCGCTAATATGGTAAACCGCTGTTTCTTGCAGCCTAGAAGCTACAATGATCTCAGTTCCATTTGCATGCGATTGAAATAAGTTATGCACCAAATCTGGACAATTATTATCCTTACTTAAGTGGGAAAGGAATAAATGACTCATGTGAGCAGGTTTATGTGCTAGGAATAAATCTAAAGCTTGTTTATTTGAGAGGTGACCATTACCACCACGAATGCGGTTCTTGAGAAAATAGGGATAACGTCCTTTTTCTAACATTTCCTCATCGTAATTGGCTTCTAAAAAAGCAGCGTGACAATTCTTAAAGTTATTGATCACATGATCACAATGGCCTCCAATATCTGTAAATACACCTACAGTAACACCATTACAACAAACCGTAAAACTATGAGGTTCTGCGGCATCGTGTTTTTTTGGGAATGCAGTGATGCTTAAGTTGCCAAACTGCACAGGAACGTAAGCCAAAAATGATTGGATCAAATGAGATTGGATTTGTTGTCTTCCACTAAGCAAGGTGCTTTGAGTTATATAAACAGGTATTTGATATTTTTTTGCCAGCACTGGTAATCCACGGATATGGTCGCTGTGCTCATGGGAAATAAATATGGCTTTTACCTTGCTCATAGAGAGCGATAACCTTTGCATCCTTATTTCAGTTTCCTTACAGCTTAAACCAGCATCAACTAATATTGCTTCATCGGTATTGCCAATGTAGAAACAATTGCCGTTACTACCGGTGTTTAAGGAGCTGATGAATAATGCCATAGGAGGCTACAAAGAAAATGAATTTATCAATTCAAATGCAGCATATTTATAAACATTGTGTTGATTGAAACAACTTTAGTAAATTACTGTTTTTACAACATAAATGAATAACCATGGAGGAGAAACACAATAATGCAACAAAGCAGCGTCCGGAAGGAGCGAGGCCGTTAGATGCTGGAATAATTCCGATAAATATTCCTAAATATATTGATCAATTAAAAGGCGAGGATGCCTATCAGAAAAACGGCAAGAATGCCATTACTGTTTTTAAGTCTGATAGCGTAACCATTACCTTGATTGCCATGAAAATTGATTCAGAATTTCATCCTGGAAAAGAAGAAAATGAAGCAACAATGAGTTTACAAGTAATAAAAGGGCAGGTTTTATTTGAAAGTTTGGGCAATAAAGTGGAGCTAAAAGATGGCGAATTGGTTACTTTACATCAGCAACTATCCTTTAAAACGAGTGCAATTTCTGATGCTATTTGTCTACTTACTATGGTTAAATAGCAATTAAAGGCACTTTATAGAAAAAAAAGTAAAAAAAAACCTAATAGCTAACAAATTGCTTTTCAGGGAGTTTTTATGCAAAAAGTGGCTTAGCAATATCGTAAGGCAATATTAATTATTAAACAGATACTTGTTTATTAGGTTTAAATGATATATTTGAAATCAAATTAAAACTAAAAAATGGAAACCGTCATAAGACTGCTTCCAAACCTTAAAAAAAACAAATATAAAAACATGGAAAAATTTTCAAAAGTGAAAGAAGTAATCGCTGCAATTGAAGCAGATGCAGAAAAATTTTATAACGGTGGTAACGCTGCAGCAGGTACAAGAGTACGTAAAGCCATGCAAGACCTTAAAGGTTTAGCTCAAGAAATTCGTACTGAAGTAACTGAGAAAAAAAACTCAGGTAAATAAGCTACAGGCTCTATATTACTAAAAAGACTTTACCAAGGTGAAGTCTTTTTTTTATGCATAAAACTCTTATTTTGTATTTTAAATATGCTAAATATCAGTATATTAGCACTAAAAGAGTGTTAGATTTTATTTTCCCTAAAATGATATCAGTTAAAGTTAGCTACACTGTAAAACCCGAATTTGCTGCGCAAAACAAGCAGAATATCAATGCTTTTTTAACCGATTTTAAGCAGTTAAAGCAACTGAAATTTCTCTACAATGTTTATCTTCAAGATGATGGATTAACCTTTCTGCACATCTCGATGTATGAGAATGAAGAAGTACAGCAAACCATATTATCTACTCCATCATTTTTAGCCTTCCAACAACAACGAGACGAAAGTGGACTGAGCGTAAGTCCATCAGTAGAAAGATTGAGCTTATTTGGTTCTTCTTTAGGTGTTGTGAGTTAGGATGAGTTAATTCATTTTTTTACAGGTTTATAGTAGGGAGTTTCATCTCTTTTTACCTGATTTGTTAAACGCATCTTTTGTTTGGTATCGATATTTATTTTCCAAACATCATAATTGGCCGAGTTACCAGAAGTGTATGCAAGCCATTTGCCATCTTGCGACCAAGCTGGAGAATAATCTTCTAACTTATCATTGGTAATGTTAACAATCCCTGTTCCGTCTATATTCATAATGAAAAGATCAGTATTACCGCTTTCGGATTTTCCATAAAAAGCAATGTTTTTTCCATTGGGAGAGATAGCAGCACCAGAATCATAGCCTTCTTTGTGAGTTAATCTTTTTCTGTTACTTCCATTAGCATTGATTATGAAAAGCTCCCCACTGGCTTTTTTATTATTCACATCGTCTTCAACAAAAAAAGTAAATACAATTTGTTTACCCTCAAGTGTCCATGTAGGGCTTTCACAATAACCCTTATCAAATGTTAATCTTTTAATATTGCTTCCATCAGCATTCATTAAATATAGGTCTGAAGTTTTGTTATCACGATTTGAAGTAAAAACAATGGATCTGCCACTTGGTGAATAAGAAGCGCCTCTTTCATTAGATGGGGCATTAGTAAGGTTGATTAAGTTGGTCCCATCACTATTCATACGCCAGATCTCTTCATTTTCAGTCCTGCTGCTATAGAATAATATATATTTTCCATCAGGCGACCAATTTTGTCCATAATCTGTAGCAGGATTATTGGTTAGGTTTTTAACCCCTGTGCTATCATCATTCATGATATAAACCTCGTAATTTGCATCTCTATTGCTAGTAAACATAATTTGGCTACGAGAGGCCTCATAAGACTTAGTTGTGGTTTTTTTAAATAAGCCACAAGAACTCAAGCAAAAGAAACCAATAAAGAAGAAAATAAGCTGTCTTTTCATAGTGTTTAGTTTGAGTGTTAATTTTTAGATAGCGTACATATTCTATTACGCTGATGAAATTTAACTAAAATTTTTGAATGATCAATTTTCTAATAAAATAGCGGAAACAAAAATTCAATTCTACTATGTAATAGGCAGGAATATCTTTTTTCATTTGTCTACCTCTTCAAAAGTGAGTTTTGGAGGTTTCTAAACGAAAAAAGCCTCACTATTGTGAAGCTTTCTGTGATCCCGCTGGGATTCGAACCCAGGACCACTACATTAAAAGTGTAATGCTCTACCAGCTGAGCTACGGAATCATTCCTTTTGTTTAAGGAGGTGCAAATATAGAGATTAAAATGAATTTGCCCAATTATTTCTGAAAAAAATATAAATACGTTTTTTCTCCATTGTGAACCAACATATTAAAGGATTCCTTGTGCTGTAAAAATGAAATTTGTTTCTTTGCTTATGGTGAAAAATAAACCATTAATAAATCTAAAGACAAGCCATATGCTCATCAGACAAGCTACACTTTTGGATATTGATCCTGTCATGCAATTGGTTAAAGCAGTTGTCCCGTTAATGATTGAGGCTGGTAATTTCCAATGGGATGATACTTATCCAAATCCTGAAGTATTTGAAACAGACATACAATTACAGCAATTATGGCTTGCAGAAATTGATGGAGCTATAGCGGGCATCGCTGCCATTACCACAGACCAAGAAGCAGAATATGCAAAAGTTGGTTGGGATACTAATGAAACTGCCATCGTTATCCATCGCTTAGCTGTACATCCGGCCTATCAAGGCAAAGGTATTGCGGTAGCACTATTAGAAAAAGCTGAACTCATTGCTATCAATAAAAATATCCATATCTTTCGTGTAGATACCAATAGCATGAACAAAGCCACGCAAGCACTATTCCCGAGATTAGGCTATGGATTTGCTGGCGAAATTGATTTAAGTTTTAGACCAAGTTTATTGTTTTACTGTTATGAGAAACGGTTAGCGGTTAGGTAAGCAATGTCATTACTTTATTCTGCCATTTTTGCTCTCTAAGGCGGAGTTTCTTGTCTGTGATGCACTCTAAATCCTAAACGTATTTGTAACTTATTCGCCATAATTTAAAATGGCTACTTACTGTATTCTCACTTATGATAACTTTACTTATCAAAACAAAATAAATTATGATACAATCAAAAGGATATGCAGCACAAACTCCAGAGACTGATTTAGCAGCTTGGAACTTTGAGCGTAGAGAAGTTGGCGCATACGATGTTCAGCTTGAAATATTATTCTGTGGTGTTTGCCATAGCGATTTACATCAAATTAAAAACGATTGGTTTCCAGGAATATTCCCTATGGTACCAGGTCACGAAATTGTGGGCAAGGTAATTAAGGTAGGCGATCATGTGAAAAACTTTAAATTAGGTGATTTAGCAGGAGTGGGATGTTTAGTTGATTCTTGCCAGGTATGCGAAAACTGTAAAGATGGCCTTGAGCAATATTGTTTAGATGGAAATACACAAACCTATAATAACAAAGGTAGAGATGGCGTGCCTACTTATGGTGGTTACTCGAACAATATTGTAGTGCGTGAAGAGTTTGTATTACACATTTCGGATAAATTACCTTTAGCGGCAACGGCGCCATTGTTATGCGCAGGTATTACTACTTATTCTCCTTTAAAACATTGGAAAGTAGGAAAAGGACACAAATTAGCTGTTTTAGGTCTAGGCGGTTTAGGACACATGGCTGTTAAATTTGGTGTGGCTTTTGGCGCTGAAGTAACCGTATTGAGTACGTCTCCATCTAAAGAACAAGCAGCTATAGAATTGGGTGCACATCACTTTGTGGTAACTTCAGATGCAGCACAAGTAAAAGCCGTAACTGGTAGTTTTGATTTTATATTAGATACAGTATCTGCAGATCATGACATGAATATGTACCTTTCGTTGTTGCGTACCAATGGTGTTCATATTGTGGTAGGTGTTCCAGCTCCTTATGCTATCCATCCATTTTCTTTAATCGGTGGTCGTAAAAGCTTGGCTGGTTCTGGTATTGGAGGTTTACCCGAAACTCAAGAGATGTTAAATTTTTGCGCAGAACACAACATTGTTTCAGATATCGAATTGATAGACATCAAAGACATAACCGCTGCTTATGAAAGAATGGTTAAAGGCGATGTAAGGTATCGATTTGTAATTGACATGGCTACTTTGTAACAGTATTGACGTCATCTCGACAGAGCGCAGCGACGAGAGATCTATTACTAATAAACAAAGAGATTTCTCCTAAAGTCGAAATGACGTAGATTAAAAAAAAGAGATACCCAATTGGTATCTCTTTTTTTATGAGTACCTAATCGCTTAACTACCTGTAACAAAAATAAATTATGCTACTCCAAACATTTTAATAACATAAATGTTAAACCTAAAAAACAGAAACCATGGGATTATTAAGAACAGCAATAATTGGAGCGGCCATTTATGGCGCCTATAAATACATCACTAAACCTGATGAAGTAACTGGTAAGTCTATTGTAGACGATCTGAAAGACAAAGCACCAGAGTGGATGGAAAAAGCAAAAGCTTACAAAGAAGATTTACAGGCTAAATACATGAATGATGATTTAGCGAGATAAACTAGCTTAAAAAGATAAAAAGAGGTTGTGAAAGCAGCCTCTTTTTTGTGCTATAAATTCAAGGAGTAATCTAGGGAACAGGGCAACGTAGTCTGCAAACGAAGAATTTCTGTGAAAGATGCGTCATTGCCAGCTCGACTGGCAATCGTAATGCGATGGTAGGATAGATTACTAAATGTATTGAGTTCCCTTCGACCAGTGTCTCACCGATAGAAACGCCATCTCATCACATTCTCAACAAAGACTTAACCTCGCTTTTGCGTTGTTTAGCAATTGGAATCTTTTGATCGGTATAATCCAAAATCAAATAACCAGCATCTTCATTTAAAATACTGGTAACATGTGTTTTGTTCACCAAATGAGATTGGTGGCAACGTACAAAACCATAAGGACTTAACAACTCATCATATTCATAGAGTGGCCTCGAAATTAAGTGTGATGAGCCGTTAGTCAAGAAAAATGTGGTATAATTATTAGAAGATTCGCACCTCACAATCTCTTTAACAGGCACTAGATAAGTTTCCTTTTGCGTTGGTAAAGCTATTTTCTGACTATCATTATTGTGCTTTTTATCCAATAATTCAAGTAAGTTATCAAGTCGAGCATTTTGCTTTTTAACTTGAACTGATTGTTCAACTCTTTCTATCGTTTTTTTCAGTTCTGTGATATTAATAGGTTTTAATAGGTAATCCAATGCAGAAAACTTGATGGCCATGATCCCATAATTGTCGTATGCAGTTACAAAAACCACATCAAAATTAGGTTCTTTTATTGATTTTAATAAATCAAATCCATTTTTATCAGGCATTTCTATATCTAAAAATACCACATCAGGTTTTAATTCCATAATTTGAATTTTAGCCTCATCAGCATTTGTGGTGGTAGCGATAACATTAATTTTTGGGCAATGCCGATTAAGCAAAGCCTTTAGGTTGCTGTTATTGATCAATTCATCATCTACCAGTACTGCTGTAATCATATCCAATTTTCGAATGTTAAAATGGCTTCCGTACCTTCAACTTTGTTAAAAGTTAATACAATAGATTGTTCTTTTTTCATTTTATTAATGGTTTGTATCCGCTCTGCAGTTAAAGAAAGACCATAACCGTTATGTTCTTTTTCCACCCATGTGCCATTATCTCTGATTACAATAATAAAAGTATCCTTTTTTGCGCCTTCCTTGCACTTAATTATCAATTTTCCTTGATCTCCCAAATTCCCAATCCCGTGTTTAATGGCATTTTCTATCAATGGTTGCAATAACAAAGTTGGAATTTCAATTTCCGATAAGTTTAACTCCTCATCAATTTCTATTTCCCATGAGAAATTAAACCTAAATGCTTCTAGTTTGATGTATAAACGCATCATTTCTAATTCCTTATCGAGCGTGGTATAAACTTGCTGACTGGTAGCCAGAGTTTGTCGCAATAAAGAGCTAAATTCTTCTAGGTACTGGTTGGCTTCATCAATGCGATTGGTGTTCATTAAACCTTGTATTGAGCTCAAGGCATTAAAGGTAAAATGTGGATTAAGTAAAGATTGTAATCGAATTGCTGCTTGTTCTAACTTGCGTTGTTCTTTCTTAGAAATGTTGATCCTTTTCTTGAAGGTTTTAATGATCAACAAAATACCAAGAGCTGCTAAAACAACCAAGATACTCACGTAAGTAATGATAGATTGATACCAGTAGGGTTTTACACGTATATGAACTACAATTGTACTTTCACGCTGATCAACGTAATTAACTCGAAGCTCGTAATAAGTGTTGGCTTCAAAGCTTAAATCTTTGATCCTGTATTTGCTAGTTCCTTGCTGTGTTTTTCCAGTTTTTAAGTTACGTAAAACATACTCTACATGCATAAACTTAAACCCATTGTCTTGTGTTAGTTCTAGTCTTATTTTTTCTCCAGGAGGCAACTTGAATGCGCCTTCTTTGCCATCTTGATTTGTAGTATAGATATGATGGTTTTCCTGATTATAAAATTCAATTCGCGGAATTAAATGAGGCCGTTGTAGGATGTACCTTTTTATTAAATCGTTTGAATTGACATCGAGCAAATCAATATAAAAATCATTACCAGGAGAAAGGTAAATTGCAGCATCAAATGGATTGTCAACTGTTTTTTCAACCGATTTATTTTTGAAATATGTGCGAAAGATTATCCCCTCTGTTATTCTAAGTGCCTTATTAACCCGGATGTCTACATAGCCGCCTGTTGCTAAAACTTTAACAGTTTTACCTTGAGGGATGATTTTGATTTGATTACCTTCTATTCCTGCGGGATTAAAACTAAGATAATCATTTACTTCCTGAGCCTGAACATTCGGCTTTGCAATAAGGAGCAATAAAATTAATGTAATATACCGACCGACTTTTGCTGAAAAAAGTGTTGAATATGAAATCATAATAATTGCTAATATAATGGATTATAGTTTTAACAATGACAATCATCGTATAAAGTCATTGAATCCTTAAGTTTTATTAAAATCAAAAATACAGCGGTGCAAAGTCATAAAATAGCATAACTGTGAGGATGGGAGCTATGGATGTGAATTTGGAGGTATAATTTTTTTGGTAAACCAATAGCTTTTTAAATTGTTAACTATAACCTAATGATGATTATGAAGAATGTTAATTGTTTAGTGATCTGTCTATTATTGCTTGCCTGCGGACAGGAGAAAAAAACTGATACAAAAACTATAAAAGATACTCCACATCAAGCAGTTGAAATAGGGAATAGACAAAGGTCTGAAATTATACAACCTAATTCTGTAGCTGCTATCAAACAGGTTTATGCAGCTACCAGTAATCTGCTAAATGCTGGTCAACTTGATTCGGTATCCTATAATTACAATTGTCAACAGGAGCGAGGAGGAAAAATTTCTTACTTCTCAAAAAATGGTAAATTAATGTTGATTAAACACAATTATAATGAGTACAGCCATTTTGAGGCGACGGACCTATATTTTGTAAATGATGGTCAACTATATTTTGCACACTTGAATAAGTTAATATGGAGTTTTGTTAGTGGAGCAGGCGATGGTGTTACAAACGACGATATTACAGAATCACGGGTGTATGTAGTAAATAATCAGTCTATACTTTGTTTGGAGAAGAAGTATACCAGCAGAAAAAATGTAAAAGATAATCCAATACCTAATGATGTGCCAAATAAAGTTGTAAACTGTAAACCAATAAAGGGTTTATTGAAGGATTTTAATGCGTTATTGGCTTTTAAAAATAAGGGGAATAAAGGTTGTTTGGAGAAATAGATGATTTTAAAATCTACTGTCATTCCGAGCTAGGAACGAGGAGAAATCTGCAAGTTAATGACTACTTCCAAATTCTATAAATCCTTATTAATACTACAAGTAATCTTCTTCAACATATAAGAAAGAAAAAATGCAAAGCTCACATAACCCACGAAAATGATAAAGCCGGGTTGCAAAGAGGTATAATTGACAGTTGCAGTTTTAAGAAACTCATCATTCATGTTCAGTCCAGATAACTGACTTTTAAGAATTCCGTTTAAGCCGATATAAGTCATCAATATACCCACCACCATGACATCGGCCATGTCCCATTTACCAGATTCGAAAGCCAAGTACCTAGTAATCCCATTTTCTGCAATTATTGGTTTACAAAGCATGTGGATTCCCCTGGCTGTGATGC
The sequence above is drawn from the Pedobacter frigiditerrae genome and encodes:
- a CDS encoding sensor histidine kinase, which produces MISYSTLFSAKVGRYITLILLLLIAKPNVQAQEVNDYLSFNPAGIEGNQIKIIPQGKTVKVLATGGYVDIRVNKALRITEGIIFRTYFKNKSVEKTVDNPFDAAIYLSPGNDFYIDLLDVNSNDLIKRYILQRPHLIPRIEFYNQENHHIYTTNQDGKEGAFKLPPGEKIRLELTQDNGFKFMHVEYVLRNLKTGKTQQGTSKYRIKDLSFEANTYYELRVNYVDQRESTIVVHIRVKPYWYQSIITYVSILVVLAALGILLIIKTFKKRINISKKEQRKLEQAAIRLQSLLNPHFTFNALSSIQGLMNTNRIDEANQYLEEFSSLLRQTLATSQQVYTTLDKELEMMRLYIKLEAFRFNFSWEIEIDEELNLSEIEIPTLLLQPLIENAIKHGIGNLGDQGKLIIKCKEGAKKDTFIIVIRDNGTWVEKEHNGYGLSLTAERIQTINKMKKEQSIVLTFNKVEGTEAILTFENWI
- a CDS encoding LytTR family DNA-binding domain-containing protein, producing the protein MITAVLVDDELINNSNLKALLNRHCPKINVIATTTNADEAKIQIMELKPDVVFLDIEMPDKNGFDLLKSIKEPNFDVVFVTAYDNYGIMAIKFSALDYLLKPINITELKKTIERVEQSVQVKKQNARLDNLLELLDKKHNNDSQKIALPTQKETYLVPVKEIVRCESSNNYTTFFLTNGSSHLISRPLYEYDELLSPYGFVRCHQSHLVNKTHVTSILNEDAGYLILDYTDQKIPIAKQRKSEVKSLLRM
- a CDS encoding YtxH domain-containing protein; translation: MGLLRTAIIGAAIYGAYKYITKPDEVTGKSIVDDLKDKAPEWMEKAKAYKEDLQAKYMNDDLAR
- a CDS encoding NAD(P)-dependent alcohol dehydrogenase encodes the protein MIQSKGYAAQTPETDLAAWNFERREVGAYDVQLEILFCGVCHSDLHQIKNDWFPGIFPMVPGHEIVGKVIKVGDHVKNFKLGDLAGVGCLVDSCQVCENCKDGLEQYCLDGNTQTYNNKGRDGVPTYGGYSNNIVVREEFVLHISDKLPLAATAPLLCAGITTYSPLKHWKVGKGHKLAVLGLGGLGHMAVKFGVAFGAEVTVLSTSPSKEQAAIELGAHHFVVTSDAAQVKAVTGSFDFILDTVSADHDMNMYLSLLRTNGVHIVVGVPAPYAIHPFSLIGGRKSLAGSGIGGLPETQEMLNFCAEHNIVSDIELIDIKDITAAYERMVKGDVRYRFVIDMATL